Proteins from a single region of Chanodichthys erythropterus isolate Z2021 chromosome 13, ASM2448905v1, whole genome shotgun sequence:
- the fxyd2 gene encoding sodium/potassium-transporting ATPase subunit gamma → MGVEQTEYSDADFTYDYELIRRGGLIFAAVLFCLGMAIIFSKKLKCGNKSSAK, encoded by the exons ATGGGAGTGG AACAAACAGAGTATTCGGATGCTGATTTCACCTATG ATTATGAGTTAATCAGAAGAGGTGGGCTGATCTTTGCAGCCGTTTTGTTCTGTTTGGGCATGGCTATCATATTCA GCAAAAAGCTCAAGTGTGGAAACAAGTCATCTGCTAA gtaa
- the arhgap35b gene encoding rho GTPase-activating protein 35, which produces MMAKKQESRMPIYSLVVVGLSGTEKEKGQCGVGKSCLCNRFVRPSADDFHLDHTSVLSTSDFGGRVVNNDHFLFWGEVGRVLEDGADCRMHVVEQTEFIDDQTFQPHRSTALQPYIKRAASTKLASAEKLMYFCTDQLGLEQDFEQKQMPEGKLQVDGFLLCVDVSRGMNRNFDEQMKFVTNLYNHLSKTKKPIVLVLTKCDEGVERYIKDSHTFAITKKNLQVVETSARSNVNVDLAFLTLIQLIDKGRGKPKIIPYFEALKHQSQLIASAKDRYEWLVNHIVKNHNEIWPNISRRMQTSPEYKEYVFLEGTGKAKKLFQQHIHRLKQDHIEKRRKAYLSALPLALSSLVSELDEIEHLSWSGVQKVLESKKDFDHWFVVLDDAPWEDTPHLDNMEDERIPFDVLDTTAAEIIFDAHLEHLRNECKRAQMRHEFKAKLASSPFVTPGKPWEEARSFIMNEDFYQWLEEPEYLDIYNRHQKAIIDRAKEDFQELLLEYSELFYELELDAKPSKEKMGAIQEVLGEEQRFKTLQKLQAERDALVLKHIHFVYHPTKETCPNCPHCVDNKIEQILASCFPTQYPSFGKPHMIDGKVDRINLVILGKDGLARELANEIRALCTNDDHYVLEGRMYELVLRPIEGNVRLPVNSFHTSTFIPHGCLCLYNSKESLSYVVESIEKLRESTLGRRDNHMAQLPLSLLLVTKRGVGGLSDIGGETAQALISQGQQVAIKLHCNYLEPASPGTGYGRNVNDKQINQVLKVLLETRRTSTFRSCSPPAPPLPPCIRDLQQNQSPEAELRIVMCLMCGDSYDIDQLLAPFLLPQHCKPTSPQTSGTSVLLEQTIGGHKHTIELSLLSYHASFATRKSRLVHGYIAVYSASRKASFETLCAFLCEVQDIIPVQLLAVGETRTELLDSESAHELLVQGEELAHELEGRFCSIVCGPGGVVGGLHKLDLLEHFFTEVLEKRTIVEASHMYENVAEASSTNENVYSPHCGSPSPVTMLLDSEEDMEASPPYHDGTLTSHGGFKLPDLDSGDTFSVISDLSTFENKLNNKVPPQVRPKPSVTFDLRKPNFNPYVDAVSHRRSLTSNVTWPLGGDYDPSDYAEPMDAVSKPRPSYEDSIYSVPHDSTQGKIITIRNSNRIHSNGGGNGSDSEGDGSSLERRRKFSAARVKPRLYRDRSKRLGKFSSFRTSFSIGSDDEIGTLTRSKDEDVSALKTDILNEEGEDPKKRNILKSLRRPGKKTRPKPRHSISKPLESNYFGVPLVNVVSLERPIPVFIDKCIRYIEATGLTTEGIYRVSGNKAEIESMQRQFEQDHNLDLVEKDFTVNTVAGAMKSFFSELPEPLVPYSSQEELVEAFKINDREQRLHTMKDVLRRFPRENFDVFKYVMSHLNKVSQWNRVNLMTSENLSICFWPTLMRPDFTSMDALTATRTYQTIIETFIHQCAFFFYNQPPAESPTGPFGPPGPLVPSGLPPSPTAAPSYCPPTPHFTPLLQSPPHSPPQSPHTAPAEPQTL; this is translated from the exons ATGATGGCTAAAAAGCAAGAATCCCGAATGCCTATCTACAGCCTTGTTGTTGTAGGCCTGTCGGGAACTGAGAAGGAGAAAGGGCAATGTGGAGTTGGAAAATCCTGCCTTTGTAACCGTTTTGTCCGCCCCAGTGCGGACGACTTCCATCTTGATCACACTTCTGTGCTAAGTACCAGTGACTTCGGTGGCCGGGTTGTCAACAATGACCATTTCCTGTTCTGGGGAGAGGTGGGTAGAGTTTTGGAAGATGGTGCAGACTGCAGGATGCATGTGGTTGAGCAGACAGAATTCATTGATGACCAGACATTCCAGCCCCATCGCAGCACAGCCTTACAGCCCTACATCAAAAGAGCTGCCTCCACTAAACTGGCTTCTGCTGAAAAACTCATGTACTTCTGCACTGATCAGTTGGGACTGGAGCAAGATTTCGAACAGAAGCAAATGCCCGAAGGCAAGTTGCAGGTGGATGGATTTCTGCTTTGTGTTGATGTCAGTCGTGGTATGAACCGAAACTTTgatgaacaaatgaaatttGTTACCAACTTATACAATCACTTAAGCAAGACAAAAAAGCCTATTGTGTTGGTTCTCACTAAGTGTGATGAGGGTGTGGAGCGATACATCAAGGATTCTCATACTTTTGCCATTACAAAAAAGAACTTGCAAGTTGTTGAGACTTCGGCACGGTCCAACGTCAATGTTGACTTGGCTTTCCTTACCTTGATACAGCTCATTGATAAGGGAAGAGGTAAGCCCAAAATCATACCTTACTTTGAAGCATTGAAACACCAGAGTCAACTGATTGCCTCTGCAAAAGACCGCTATGAGTGGTTGGTGAACCACATAGTGAAGAATCACAATGAAATTTGGCCCAACATCAGCCGTCGAATGCAGACTTCACCTGAATACAAGGAGTATGTATTTTTAGAAGGTACGGGTAAGGCTAAGAAGCTTTTTCAACAACATATTCACCGGCTAAAACAGGATCATATTGAAAAGCGTCGTAAAGCATACTTGAGCGCTCTTCCACTTGCCTTAAGTAGCTTGGTGTCTGAGTTGGATGAAATTGAGCATTTGAGCTGGTCTGGGGTCCAAAAGGTCCTTGAGTCTAAAAAAGACTTTGATCATTGGTTTGTGGTGCTGGACGATGCACCATGGGAGGACACGCCACATCTTGACAACATGGAGGATGAGCGCATCCCCTTCGATGTGCTAGACACCACGGCTGCTGAAATAATCTTTGATGCACACCTTGAACACTTGCGCAATGAATGCAAGAGGGCACAGATGCGTCATGAGTTCAAAGCAAAATTAGCATCTTCACCTTTTGTTACCCCTGGCAAACCCTGGGAGGAGGCCCGAAGCTTCATCATGAATGAAGACTTCTACCAGTGGCTTGAGGAGCCAGAATATTTGGACATTTATAACCGGCACCAGAAAGCGATCATAGACAGGGCAAAAGAAGATTTTCAGGAGCTTTTGCTGGAGTACTCTGAACTCTTCTATGAACTTGAGCTGGATGCCAAACCTAGTAAAGAGAAGATGGGAGCAATTCAAGAGGTGTTAGGTGAAGAACAACGCTTCAAGACACTTCAGAAATTGCAAGCTGAAAGGGATGCTTTAGTGCTGAAACACATCCATTTTGTGTATCATCCTACGAAGGAAACATGTCCGAACTGCCCACACTGTGTTGACAATAAAATTGAGCAAATACTAGCTTCGTGCTTCCCAACACAATACCCTTCTTTTGGAAAGCCCCACATGATTGATGGAAAGGTAGATAGGATCAATCTTGTTATACTTGGCAAAGATGGTCTTGCTAGAGAATTAGCCAATGAGATTCGGGCATTGTGTACTAATGATGATCATTATGTACTTGAAGGCAGAATGTATGAACTTGTCCTTCGGCCAATTGAGGGCAATGTTAGACTTCCTGTTAATTCGTTTCATACATCCACATTTATTCCCCATGGATGCCTGTGTTTATACAATTCAAAAGAGTCCTTGTCATATGTTGTAGAAAGTATTGAGAAGTTGCGAGAGTCCACGCTTGGCCGAAGGGACAACCATATGGCTCAGCTTCCCCTGTCACTCTTATTAGTAACCAAAAGAGGTGTTGGAGGACTGAGTGACATCGGTGGCGAGACTGCTCAAGCATTAATCTCACAGGGTCAGCAGGTAGCCATAAAACTGCATTGTAACTACCTGGAACCTGCCTCTCCAGGCACTGGCTATGGGAGAAATGTGAATGACAAGCAGATCAACCAGGTCTTAAAGGTTCTACTTGAAACAAGGAGGACTTCTACATTTCGTAGCTGTTCTCCACCTGCACCTCCGCTGCCTCCATGTATTCGAGACTTACAGCAGAACCAGAGCCCAGAGGCTGAATTGCGAATTGTCATGTGCCTAATGTGTGGAGACTCCTACGACATTGATCAGCTTCTTGCACCGTTCCTGCTTCCTCAGCATTGCAAGCCAACCTCTCCCCAAACAAGTGGCACTTCAGTGCTGCTAGAACAAACAATTGGTGGACACAAGCATACAATTGAGTTGTCCCTACTGTCATACCATGCTTCTTTTGCCACTCGTAAGAGTCGGCTGGTGCATGGCTACATCGCTGTATACTCTGCTAGCCGCAAGGCTTCTTTTGAAACCCTGTGTGCCTTTTTGTGTGAGGTTCAGGACATCATCCCTGTTCAGCTGCTTGCAGTGGGGGAAACCCGGACTGAGCTTCTGGACTCTGAGTCTGCTCATGAGTTGCTAGTCCAAGGTGAAGAACTGGCCCATGAACTTGAAGGACGGTTTTGCAGTATTGTCTGTGGCCCTGGTGGAGTTGTTGGAGGACTTCACAAACTAGACCTATTGGAACATTTTTTCACAGAGGTACTAGAAAAGAGAACCATTGTTGAGGCCAGTCATATGTATGAAAATGTTGCAGAAGCCAGTAGCACAAATGAGAATGTGTATTCGCCACACTGTGGCTCCCCAAGCCCTGTCACAATGCTGTTAGATTCTGAGGAAGACATGGAAGCTTCCCCGCCTTACCACGATGGTACACTCACCTCACATGGTGGATTCAAACTGCCTGACCTGGACTCAGGTGACACATTCTCTGTGATCTCTGACCTTAGCACCTTTGAGAACAAGCTAAATAATAAAGTTCCTCCACAAGTGAGACCCAAGCCTAGTGTCACATTTGACCTTAGAAAACCAAATTTCAACCCATATGTAGATGCAGTTAGTCATCGGCGTTCCCTTACATCTAATGTGACGTGGCCTCTAGGAGGAGATTACGATCCTTCGGACTATGCTGAGCCAATGGATGCTGTCTCTAAGCCACGCCCCAGCTATGAGGACAGCATATATTCTGTGCCACATGACAGCACACAGGGCAAAATTATTACCATCCGCAATTCCAATCGGATCCATTCTAATGGTGGAGGCAACGGTTCAGACAGTGAAGGGGATGGCAGCTCGTTGGAGAGACGTCGCAAGTTTTCAGCAGCAAGGGTGAAGCCACGGCTCTACCGTGATCGTTCCAAACGTCTGGGGAAGTTCAGCAGTTTCCGCACTAGTTTTTCCATTGGTAGTGATGATGAGATAGGCACACTCACAAGGTCAAAAGATGAAGATGTTTCAGCACTGAAGACAGACATACTCAATGAAGAAGGAGAAGATCCCAAAAAGAGGAACATACTGAAAAGTCTTCGCCGACCAGGCAaa AAAACAAGACCAAAGCCTCGTCATTCTATCTCTAAGCCTTTGGAGAGTAACTACTTTGGGGTGCCTCTGGTGAATGTGGTTTCCCTTGAACGACCTATTCCGGTTTTCATTGACAAGTGTATTCGTTATATTGAAGCCACAG gtttGACAACAGAGGGTATCTACAGGGTAAGTGGGAATAAGGCGGAGATAGAGAGCATGCAGAGACAGTTTGAACAGG ACCACAATCTGGACCTTGTGGAGAAGGACTTCACTGTGAACACAGTTGCTGGGGCAATGAAAAGTTTCTTCTCTGAGCTGCCTGAGCCTCTGGTTCCTTATAGCTCACAGGAAGAGCTGGTGgaagctttca AAATTAATGATCGAGAACAGAGGCTTCACACAATGAAGGATGTGTTAAGACGATTTCCCAGGGAGAATTTTGATGTCTTCAAATATGTAATGAGCCATCTAAACAA GGTTAGTCAGTGGAACAGAGTCAACTTAATGACCAGTGAGAatctctctatctgtttctgGCCAACACTGATGCGACCGGACTTCACCTCTATGGATGCCCTAACAGCCACACGCACCTACCAGACAATCATCGAGACATTCATCCATCAGTGTGCTTTCTTCTTTTACAACCAGCCTCCTGCTGAGTCACCCACTGGCCCCTTTGGACCCCCTGGACCACTGGTGCCCTCTGGATTGCCCCCATCCCCCACAGCCGCCCCTTCTTATTGCCCTCCGACCCCACATTTTACCCCCCTTTTGCAATCTCCGCCACATTCTCCCCCCCAGAGCCCTCACACAGCCCCTGCAGAACCACAAACGCTGTGA
- the ins gene encoding insulin encodes MAVWLQAGALLFLLAVSSVNANAGAPQHLCGSHLVDALYLVCGPTGFFYNPKRDVDPLMGFLPPKSAQETEVADFAFKDHAELIRKRGIVEQCCHKPCSIFELQNYCN; translated from the exons ATGGCAGTGTGGCTCCAGGCTGGTGCTCTGTTGTTCCTGCTGGCCGTCTCCAGTGTGAATGCTAACGCAGGGGCCCCGCAGCACCTGTGTGGATCTCATCTCGTCGATGCCCTTTACCTGGTCTGTGGGCCAACAGGCTTCTTTTACAACCCCAAGAGAGATGTTGACCCTCTTATGG GTTTCCTTCCTCCTAAATCTGCCCAGGAAACTGAGGTGGCTgactttgcatttaaagatcATGCTGAGCTGATAAGGAAGAGAGGCATAGTGGAGCAGTGCTGCCACAAACCCTGCAGCATCTTTGAGCTGCAGAATTACTGTAATTAA